From Polynucleobacter difficilis, a single genomic window includes:
- a CDS encoding Fe-S cluster assembly transcription factor yields the protein MRLTTKGRFAVTAMIDLALREAHGPVTLAGISQRQHISLSYLEQLFGKLRRFNIVESTRGPGGGYTLARKPEEVSVADIIVAVDEPLDATQCGGKGNCHGDDEEHGRCMTHDLWANLNTRMVEYLASVSLRDLVAQQADRGQVVHDLRERKVKVEPIKVMKVAPAPLAKKESSIAAKPLLVNSVFNLARQS from the coding sequence ATGAGACTTACAACAAAAGGTCGTTTTGCAGTAACCGCCATGATTGATTTGGCGCTACGGGAGGCCCATGGCCCCGTAACCCTAGCTGGCATTAGCCAAAGGCAACACATTTCACTCTCTTACCTTGAGCAACTGTTCGGTAAGTTACGCCGCTTTAACATCGTTGAGAGTACACGCGGCCCTGGCGGCGGCTATACCTTGGCGCGCAAGCCCGAAGAGGTTAGTGTGGCCGACATTATTGTTGCTGTGGACGAGCCTTTGGACGCAACCCAATGTGGTGGAAAAGGCAATTGCCATGGCGATGATGAGGAACATGGTCGCTGCATGACGCATGATTTGTGGGCCAACCTCAATACCCGCATGGTGGAATACCTTGCGTCCGTGTCGCTCCGTGATTTAGTCGCGCAACAAGCAGACCGCGGTCAGGTTGTGCACGATCTGCGTGAGCGCAAAGTCAAGGTAGAGCCAATCAAGGTTATGAAAGTAGCGCCTGCGCCGCTCGCAAAAAAAGAATCCAGCATTGCTGCTAAGCCCTTACTCGTCAATTCCGTCTTTAACCTTGCTCGGCAAAGTTAA
- the uvrB gene encoding excinuclease ABC subunit UvrB: MIAEMPPKSPKPSPKPIAASLEAELPLSSAPEGLDPAKFVRFPDSPFELYQPFPPAGDQPQAIDLLVAGIENGLSFQTLLGVTGSGKTFTMANVIARMGRPAIVFAPNKTLAAQLYSEFREFFPRNAVEYFVSYYDYYQPEAYVPHRDLFIEKDSAINEHIEQMRLSATKSLLERRDVVIVASVSAIYGIGNPGDYHSMVMTLRPGDKMSQREIVTRLIAMQYDRNEMDFQRGVFRVRGDTIDIFPAEHNELAVRIELFDDVIESLQFFDPLTGRIKQKIPRFTVYPSSHYVTPRETVLNAIETIKTELRDRLAEFVKDGKLVEAQRLEQRTRFDLEMLNELGFCKGIENYSRHLSGAKPGESPPTLVDYLPQDALMFLDESHVMIGQLNAMYNGDRSRKQTLVDFGFRLPSALDNRPLKFPEFETKMRQAVFVSATPADYEASKTGQVVEQVARPTGLVDPQIEVLPASSQVDDLLNQIHERVKVGERVLVTVLTKRMAEQLTDFLSDNGVKVRYVHSDIDTVERVEIIRDLRLGAFDVLVGINLLREGLDIPEVSLVAILDADKEGFLRSERSLIQTIGRAARNMNGKAILYADRITDSMRRAMDETERRRTKQIAFNKEHGIEPRGVSKRIKDIIDGVYDVKEKRSEFVAAEEQAHYAGLSERALSAEIKRLEKQMNAEAKNLEFEKAAATRDRLSKVKEMAFGALSQDTL, encoded by the coding sequence ATGATAGCCGAGATGCCTCCAAAGTCCCCGAAACCAAGCCCTAAACCCATCGCTGCGAGCCTAGAGGCAGAGCTGCCGCTCAGCAGCGCGCCAGAAGGGCTGGATCCGGCTAAGTTTGTGCGTTTTCCGGACTCGCCATTTGAGTTGTATCAGCCCTTTCCTCCAGCGGGGGATCAGCCCCAGGCCATTGATCTGTTGGTCGCCGGAATTGAGAATGGCCTGTCCTTTCAAACCCTATTGGGCGTGACGGGGTCGGGTAAAACCTTCACCATGGCCAATGTGATTGCCCGCATGGGTCGGCCTGCCATCGTCTTTGCCCCGAACAAGACCTTGGCCGCACAACTCTATAGCGAATTCAGGGAGTTTTTTCCACGTAATGCGGTTGAATACTTCGTGAGCTATTACGACTATTACCAGCCCGAAGCCTACGTGCCGCATCGTGATCTTTTTATTGAAAAGGATTCGGCCATCAATGAGCACATTGAACAGATGCGCTTGTCTGCCACCAAGAGTTTGTTGGAGCGACGTGATGTCGTGATTGTGGCGTCGGTCTCGGCGATTTACGGTATCGGCAATCCAGGCGATTACCACAGCATGGTCATGACTCTGCGGCCTGGCGACAAAATGAGCCAGCGCGAGATTGTGACGCGCTTAATTGCGATGCAATATGACCGCAATGAAATGGATTTTCAGCGGGGTGTGTTTCGTGTGCGCGGTGACACCATCGATATTTTTCCTGCCGAACACAATGAGCTCGCAGTTCGGATTGAGTTATTCGACGATGTGATTGAAAGCCTGCAATTTTTTGACCCCCTCACGGGCCGCATCAAACAAAAAATACCGCGCTTTACGGTTTACCCCAGCTCGCATTACGTCACGCCTCGGGAAACTGTGCTGAACGCCATTGAGACCATCAAAACCGAATTGCGCGATCGCTTGGCGGAGTTTGTGAAAGATGGCAAGCTGGTAGAGGCACAGCGTTTAGAGCAGCGTACGCGCTTTGATCTGGAGATGCTCAATGAGTTGGGCTTTTGCAAAGGCATTGAAAATTACTCGCGCCATTTGTCGGGCGCCAAACCAGGCGAGTCGCCGCCCACCTTAGTTGACTATCTACCCCAAGATGCCTTGATGTTCTTGGACGAGAGTCACGTCATGATTGGTCAGTTAAACGCCATGTACAACGGCGATCGGTCACGCAAACAAACGCTAGTAGACTTTGGTTTTCGTTTGCCATCGGCGCTTGATAACCGGCCGCTAAAGTTTCCAGAGTTTGAAACCAAAATGCGCCAAGCGGTTTTTGTGTCGGCTACGCCAGCTGACTATGAGGCCAGCAAAACGGGGCAGGTGGTTGAGCAAGTAGCTAGGCCAACGGGTCTCGTGGATCCGCAGATTGAGGTGTTGCCAGCAAGCTCGCAAGTGGATGACTTGCTCAATCAAATTCATGAGCGTGTGAAAGTGGGGGAGCGCGTCTTAGTCACGGTACTAACCAAACGGATGGCCGAGCAACTCACGGACTTTTTATCTGACAACGGCGTCAAGGTGCGCTACGTGCACTCCGATATTGATACGGTGGAGCGCGTCGAAATTATTCGGGACTTGCGGCTGGGCGCATTTGATGTTCTCGTTGGAATTAATTTACTGCGAGAGGGTTTGGATATTCCGGAGGTATCGCTGGTGGCGATTTTGGATGCGGACAAAGAGGGCTTTTTGCGCTCGGAACGCAGTCTGATTCAAACCATCGGTAGGGCGGCGCGCAACATGAACGGCAAGGCAATCTTGTATGCCGATCGCATTACGGATTCGATGCGCCGCGCGATGGATGAGACTGAGCGACGTCGCACTAAGCAAATTGCCTTTAACAAGGAGCATGGCATTGAGCCGCGTGGTGTCAGTAAGCGCATCAAAGACATCATTGATGGTGTTTACGACGTTAAAGAGAAGCGTTCCGAGTTTGTGGCTGCAGAAGAGCAGGCCCACTATGCCGGGCTAAGTGAGCGGGCGCTCTCGGCAGAAATCAAGCGCCTAGAGAAGCAAATGAACGCCGAAGCCAAGAATCTCGAGTTTGAAAAGGCGGCCGCAACCCGTGATCGCCTCAGCAAGGTCAAAGAAATGGCCTTTGGAGCCCTGTCCCAAGACACCCTATAG
- a CDS encoding amino acid aminotransferase produces MNLFSSVQLAPKDPIFGLTEAYVADQNPEKVNLGVGVYYTDDGKVPLLKAVIEAEKEIVAKQSPRSYIPIEGPSPYNMGVQKLLFGEDSPLIKDGRVVTAECLGGTGALRVGGDFVRRIEPNVPAAISNPSWENHRGVFEAAGYEVLEYTYFDSKTRGVDFAGMVKSLESFPKRTLVVLHVCCHNPTGADLNKEQWLKVIEICRERDLIPFLDMAYQGFAQGIEEDGLAARLFAESGMSFFVSSSFSKSFSLYGERVGALSIVTQNRDESARVLSQLKRVIRTNYSNPPTHGGAIVAAVLNNPSLRQQWEDELAHMRDRIKTMRHELVVRLAANGAKQDFGFIESQRGMFSYSGLTAEQVARLQKEDSIFALSTGRICVAALNTKNIDRVAKAIARVLA; encoded by the coding sequence ATGAACCTGTTTTCCTCAGTACAACTTGCCCCCAAAGACCCCATTTTTGGCCTGACCGAGGCTTATGTGGCCGACCAAAATCCAGAGAAGGTGAATTTAGGTGTTGGCGTTTACTACACCGATGACGGCAAGGTGCCTTTGCTGAAGGCAGTGATTGAGGCGGAAAAAGAAATTGTTGCCAAACAATCACCCCGGAGCTACATCCCGATTGAAGGCCCAAGCCCCTACAACATGGGCGTCCAAAAACTCCTCTTCGGCGAAGACTCGCCATTAATTAAAGACGGTCGCGTTGTTACTGCAGAGTGCCTCGGTGGTACGGGTGCTTTACGCGTTGGCGGCGACTTTGTAAGACGAATTGAGCCAAACGTACCAGCCGCTATTAGCAACCCTAGCTGGGAAAACCACCGCGGCGTTTTTGAGGCCGCCGGTTACGAAGTACTCGAGTACACCTACTTTGATAGCAAAACACGCGGAGTCGATTTTGCAGGAATGGTTAAGTCTCTCGAGTCATTCCCAAAGCGCACCTTAGTTGTATTGCATGTCTGCTGCCACAACCCCACCGGCGCCGACCTCAACAAAGAACAATGGCTCAAGGTGATTGAGATCTGCCGTGAACGCGACCTCATTCCATTTTTAGATATGGCCTACCAAGGTTTTGCTCAAGGCATTGAAGAGGACGGACTTGCTGCGCGGCTATTTGCAGAATCAGGCATGTCCTTTTTTGTGTCCAGCTCCTTTTCAAAATCATTCTCCCTCTATGGTGAGCGTGTAGGCGCTCTGTCCATCGTGACCCAAAACCGAGATGAGTCCGCACGCGTACTCTCGCAGCTCAAGCGTGTGATTCGCACGAACTACTCCAACCCACCAACCCATGGTGGCGCAATTGTGGCTGCGGTACTCAATAACCCTAGCCTACGTCAGCAGTGGGAAGACGAGCTCGCACACATGCGTGATCGCATTAAAACGATGCGCCATGAACTGGTTGTCCGCTTGGCCGCCAACGGTGCAAAACAAGATTTTGGTTTTATCGAGTCGCAACGTGGCATGTTCTCCTATTCAGGACTTACTGCAGAACAAGTGGCCCGCCTGCAAAAGGAGGACAGCATTTTCGCCCTGTCCACGGGTCGTATTTGCGTTGCAGCCCTGAATACCAAGAATATTGATCGCGTGGCCAAGGCAATTGCCCGCGTCTTAGCGTAA
- a CDS encoding polyhydroxyalkanoate depolymerase has protein sequence MLYQLYEFQKALLQPLSSWAQTASETFINASNPLSKMPGAERLAASYELLHRLGKEYKKPEFGIRAVKAHGRDVAIHEITTLEKPFCNLIRFKRYSDDLEVIKKLKEDPVVLVVAPLSGHHSTLLRDTVRTLLQDHKVYITDWLDARTVPADKGEFGLDDYVHYIQEFIRTIGPKNLHVISVCQPTVPTLGAVSLMASNGEETPASMIMMGGPIDARKSPTAVNSLADKKSYEWFESHVIYEVPQPHAGAGRRVYPGFLQHTGFIAMNPQNHMQSHWDFFQNLVRGDELDAKAHIRFYDEYNAVLDMDAKYYLDTIKTVFQEHALPSGTWKVSGKLVKPHDITDVALLTIEGELDDISGSGQTRAAHKLCKGIPSVRKDHYEVVGAGHYGIFSGRRWREKVYPRIKDFIREHEQTSKASKKKVAKAALASD, from the coding sequence ATGCTATATCAACTGTACGAGTTCCAAAAAGCCTTGCTGCAGCCATTAAGCTCATGGGCGCAAACAGCATCTGAGACGTTCATCAACGCATCCAATCCATTATCAAAAATGCCTGGGGCGGAGCGCCTCGCTGCAAGTTACGAATTACTCCACCGACTCGGCAAAGAGTACAAAAAACCCGAATTTGGAATTCGTGCTGTCAAGGCACATGGACGCGACGTTGCGATTCACGAAATCACCACGCTCGAAAAACCATTCTGCAATTTAATTCGGTTTAAGCGCTACTCCGATGACCTCGAAGTCATTAAGAAACTGAAAGAAGATCCAGTGGTATTGGTGGTTGCTCCTTTATCAGGTCACCACTCCACTTTATTACGCGATACCGTACGCACCCTATTACAAGACCACAAGGTCTACATCACCGATTGGCTTGATGCACGCACCGTGCCTGCAGACAAAGGTGAATTCGGGCTTGATGACTACGTTCACTACATTCAAGAATTTATCCGCACCATCGGACCAAAAAATCTGCACGTGATCTCTGTTTGCCAGCCTACAGTCCCCACCTTGGGTGCCGTCTCCCTGATGGCGTCGAATGGCGAAGAAACTCCTGCCTCCATGATCATGATGGGCGGTCCAATTGATGCCCGCAAATCACCAACTGCTGTTAACTCCTTGGCTGATAAAAAGTCATACGAGTGGTTCGAAAGCCACGTGATTTATGAAGTGCCTCAGCCTCATGCTGGAGCTGGGCGCCGTGTTTATCCTGGCTTTTTACAGCACACCGGCTTTATTGCCATGAACCCCCAAAACCACATGCAGTCGCATTGGGATTTTTTCCAAAACCTGGTGCGCGGCGATGAGCTGGATGCAAAAGCGCACATTCGTTTTTACGACGAGTACAACGCGGTTTTGGATATGGATGCGAAATACTACTTAGACACCATCAAAACCGTGTTTCAAGAACATGCCCTTCCTAGCGGTACTTGGAAAGTTTCTGGCAAATTAGTCAAGCCCCATGACATTACCGATGTGGCGCTGCTGACTATCGAGGGTGAGCTTGATGACATTTCTGGTAGCGGCCAAACCCGCGCGGCACATAAATTGTGTAAAGGCATTCCTAGCGTACGCAAGGACCATTACGAAGTCGTTGGAGCCGGTCACTACGGTATTTTTTCCGGTCGTCGCTGGCGTGAAAAGGTTTACCCTCGCATTAAAGACTTTATCCGTGAGCACGAGCAAACTTCCAAGGCATCCAAAAAGAAGGTAGCCAAAGCAGCGCTCGCGAGTGACTAA
- the rsxB gene encoding electron transport complex subunit RsxB, whose protein sequence is MNPVELCNQLDGVLPQTQCTKCGYPDCRSYAAAMADEDVLPNRCPPGGAEGIKRLSSILLESGRQLPPQLQLEPECGIERPRPVALIDPKTCIGCTLCIQACPVDAIVGASKQMHVVLTEWCTGCDLCVPPCPVDCISMVSVTESRTGWDAWTAEQAALSRTRYHGREDRLEREERDNNLRLSKKAEAKLKALNETVGDASQSLEQAQENERKRAIIAAAIERAKLAADKNNTK, encoded by the coding sequence ATGAATCCAGTTGAACTCTGCAATCAACTCGATGGCGTACTGCCTCAAACCCAATGTACGAAGTGCGGTTACCCCGACTGCCGATCCTACGCAGCGGCAATGGCCGATGAGGATGTCCTTCCCAACCGCTGCCCTCCCGGAGGCGCAGAAGGAATAAAGCGGCTAAGCTCTATTTTGTTGGAATCTGGACGGCAACTTCCACCCCAGCTTCAGCTGGAACCCGAGTGTGGAATTGAGCGGCCACGGCCAGTTGCTCTGATTGATCCCAAAACCTGTATTGGTTGCACTCTCTGCATCCAGGCCTGCCCGGTAGATGCCATTGTGGGCGCATCAAAGCAGATGCACGTGGTGCTGACGGAGTGGTGTACGGGCTGTGATCTCTGCGTGCCGCCCTGCCCGGTTGATTGCATCAGTATGGTTTCAGTGACCGAAAGTCGTACTGGCTGGGATGCATGGACAGCTGAGCAGGCTGCTCTATCCCGGACACGCTACCACGGGCGTGAAGATCGCCTAGAGCGTGAGGAACGCGATAACAATCTACGCTTATCTAAAAAAGCCGAGGCCAAGTTAAAGGCCCTTAACGAGACCGTTGGCGATGCAAGCCAATCCCTAGAGCAGGCGCAAGAGAACGAGCGTAAACGGGCAATCATTGCAGCAGCGATTGAACGCGCCAAGTTAGCTGCAGACAAAAACAATACAAAATGA
- the nth gene encoding endonuclease III, with translation MNLEQRSAFFAQLKANNPNPETELEYSSPFELLVAVLLSAQATDISVNKGTRQLFKIANTPAALLALGEEGVRPFIEHIGLFRTKGKHLQETCRLLLERHGGEVPRTREALEALPGVGRKTANVILNTAFGEPTMAVDTHIFRVSNRTGLAPGKDVLKVEQQLLKRVPKEYLLDAHHWLILHGRYVCKARSPECAQCIVEPLCGYRQKTGKGQIRGAI, from the coding sequence ATGAATCTCGAACAGCGCAGCGCTTTTTTTGCCCAACTGAAAGCAAACAATCCCAATCCAGAGACGGAGCTTGAGTACAGCTCACCCTTTGAATTGCTGGTTGCGGTCTTGCTTTCGGCGCAGGCGACCGACATATCGGTCAATAAAGGAACGCGTCAGTTATTCAAGATAGCCAACACACCTGCCGCCTTACTGGCTTTAGGCGAAGAGGGTGTTCGGCCCTTCATCGAGCACATCGGCCTCTTTCGTACAAAAGGTAAGCATTTACAAGAAACCTGCCGCCTTTTACTGGAGCGGCATGGCGGTGAAGTTCCTCGCACCCGCGAAGCACTCGAAGCCCTGCCCGGAGTAGGTCGTAAAACAGCCAATGTTATTTTGAATACCGCGTTTGGAGAGCCTACCATGGCGGTAGACACCCATATTTTCAGGGTATCAAATCGTACCGGCCTCGCCCCTGGAAAAGATGTGCTGAAAGTCGAGCAGCAGCTACTTAAACGCGTTCCAAAAGAATACTTACTGGATGCGCATCACTGGCTTATCTTGCATGGACGTTATGTGTGTAAGGCACGATCACCTGAATGCGCCCAATGCATTGTCGAGCCGCTGTGCGGCTACCGTCAAAAAACAGGAAAAGGACAAATTCGTGGCGCTATTTAA
- a CDS encoding DUF1841 family protein, which produces MALFNPSREEVRRFFCDTWQKKQANTILTPLETLAGQWMEQHPEYHALLGDSEAALSQDYTPERGETNPFLHLSMHLSISEQISIDQPPGIRHVASVLAQRLDSEHEAQHRIMECLGQVLWESQRDGGQLSPEKYLLALKQLI; this is translated from the coding sequence GTGGCGCTATTTAATCCAAGCCGAGAGGAAGTCCGGCGTTTCTTTTGCGATACGTGGCAAAAGAAGCAAGCCAACACCATTTTGACGCCGCTTGAAACGCTGGCCGGCCAGTGGATGGAACAGCACCCGGAGTACCATGCCTTGCTCGGCGATAGCGAAGCCGCATTAAGCCAAGATTACACGCCTGAGCGCGGTGAAACGAATCCCTTCCTACACCTGTCGATGCACCTATCGATTAGCGAACAGATCTCGATCGATCAGCCGCCCGGTATTCGGCACGTCGCCAGTGTTCTTGCGCAGCGACTCGATTCTGAGCACGAAGCACAGCACCGCATCATGGAGTGCCTGGGTCAGGTCTTATGGGAATCCCAACGGGATGGTGGGCAACTGAGCCCTGAAAAATACCTGCTGGCTTTAAAGCAACTAATTTAG
- a CDS encoding HIT family protein — protein MVNCVLCSEEGGTLIWRGDDCRVVLVDDPDLPGFCRVIWNRHVAEMTQLSYGERDLLMHLVFAVEGAVRAVMRPNKINLAALGNQVPHIHWHVIPRFEDDAFFPGSAWSNRLRDTPDAILKIRRQQALELPQAIRAAIATLS, from the coding sequence ATGGTCAATTGTGTTTTATGTTCGGAAGAAGGTGGCACGCTAATTTGGCGTGGCGATGATTGCCGCGTCGTCTTGGTGGATGACCCAGATTTGCCCGGTTTTTGCCGTGTGATCTGGAATCGGCATGTCGCCGAGATGACCCAACTCAGCTACGGCGAGCGTGACCTATTAATGCACTTGGTGTTTGCGGTTGAAGGTGCAGTGCGCGCAGTCATGCGCCCAAACAAAATTAATCTAGCAGCGCTCGGCAATCAAGTGCCCCACATCCACTGGCATGTGATTCCACGATTTGAGGATGATGCGTTTTTTCCAGGATCGGCTTGGTCTAATCGCCTGCGAGATACACCAGATGCTATTTTGAAAATTCGCCGTCAGCAGGCATTAGAGTTACCCCAGGCTATTCGCGCCGCGATTGCAACGCTGTCCTAA
- the aceA gene encoding isocitrate lyase → MDKRKEEAAKIQKDWDTNPRWQGIKRGYTAEDVVRLRGSLRIEYSLAKAGAEKLWNQVNNEAYVNCLGALTGGQAMQQVKAGIKAIYLSGWQVAADGNSYAAMYPDQSLYPVDSVPKMVERINNSFERADQIQWAKGVNPGDKDYIDYYAPIVADAEAGFGGVLNAYELSKALIKQGAAGVHFEDQLSSVKKCGHLGGKVLLPTTESVQKLISARLAADVMGVPTIILARTDAEAADLLTSDYDENDKPFLTGERTPEGFYKTRKGLDQAISRGLAYAAYADMVWCETGTPDLDFARKFAEAIRAKFPGKMLAYNCSPSFNWKKNLDDATIAKFQRELGAMGYKYQFITLAGIHSMWYNMFDLAQDYSKRGMTAYVEKVQEPEFAARDRGYTFVSHQQEVGTGYFDDITTVIQGGKSSVTALTGSTEEEQFH, encoded by the coding sequence ATGGACAAGCGCAAAGAAGAAGCAGCAAAGATTCAGAAAGACTGGGATACCAATCCACGCTGGCAAGGCATCAAGCGTGGCTATACCGCAGAGGACGTAGTGCGTTTACGTGGTTCGCTGCGCATTGAGTATTCCTTAGCGAAGGCTGGCGCAGAGAAGTTGTGGAATCAAGTGAATAATGAAGCCTACGTCAATTGCTTGGGCGCTCTGACTGGTGGGCAAGCAATGCAACAGGTCAAAGCAGGCATCAAGGCGATTTACTTATCGGGCTGGCAAGTGGCCGCCGATGGTAATTCCTATGCGGCGATGTATCCCGATCAATCCTTGTATCCAGTTGACTCGGTTCCAAAGATGGTGGAGCGCATCAATAATTCGTTTGAGCGCGCGGACCAAATCCAGTGGGCAAAAGGTGTTAACCCTGGCGATAAGGATTACATTGACTACTACGCACCCATTGTTGCTGATGCGGAAGCCGGCTTTGGCGGTGTGTTGAATGCCTACGAACTCAGTAAAGCATTAATTAAGCAGGGCGCTGCTGGCGTTCACTTTGAGGATCAATTGTCGTCCGTAAAAAAATGCGGTCACTTGGGTGGTAAGGTTCTCTTACCTACAACCGAGTCAGTACAAAAGCTCATATCTGCACGCTTAGCAGCCGACGTCATGGGCGTACCGACGATTATTTTGGCGCGTACCGATGCTGAGGCGGCGGACTTGTTGACGTCCGACTACGATGAAAACGACAAGCCATTCTTGACGGGTGAACGTACACCAGAAGGATTCTATAAAACGCGCAAGGGCCTCGATCAAGCGATCTCACGCGGCCTAGCGTACGCTGCTTACGCTGACATGGTGTGGTGTGAGACGGGCACGCCAGACTTGGATTTTGCGCGTAAGTTTGCGGAAGCGATTCGTGCCAAGTTCCCCGGCAAGATGTTGGCATACAACTGCTCGCCATCGTTCAATTGGAAGAAAAACCTCGACGATGCAACCATTGCTAAATTCCAACGTGAGTTGGGTGCCATGGGTTACAAGTATCAATTTATTACATTAGCTGGTATTCACTCGATGTGGTACAACATGTTCGATTTGGCGCAAGACTACTCCAAGCGCGGCATGACGGCTTATGTCGAGAAGGTTCAAGAGCCTGAGTTTGCAGCACGCGATCGCGGTTACACCTTTGTATCGCATCAGCAAGAAGTGGGTACGGGTTACTTTGATGACATCACTACCGTGATTCAAGGTGGTAAGTCATCTGTAACCGCATTGACCGGCTCAACCGAAGAAGAGCAGTTCCACTAA
- a CDS encoding MFS transporter, translated as MTVTHASARASDVRVISLLSLAHGSSHFFHLILPPLFPWLKAEFALSYAELGLLMSVFFVVSCIVQAASGFLVDRIGARPVLFVGVGLLALSAIVLSQSNGYALLMLGAVIAGCGNGVFHPVDYTLINHKVSVPRLPYAYSAHGVTGYLGWAVAPVFMAGIAALADWRIALLCAAVLEALILLILWFNRNDLIDDAQHRRASAIKAAEEANPGRAPQSAFAFLKLTSVWLCWLFFFFSMIAMAGIQSFAPSALNQLYAIPVTTGNFSITLMALGSAAGMIVGGIMAAKLKMPERIVGTCLFACAVIGLLIGAEFVTAALVPGLFFMIGCGLGIAAPSRDMMIRSATPQGVSGSVYGIVYSGIDLGAAVGPLLFGILLDAGKPNSLFLGVAFLQLLLILTAVKVVASNANAAMPKIQ; from the coding sequence ATGACTGTGACGCATGCCAGTGCGCGCGCCAGTGATGTCCGAGTGATTAGTTTATTAAGCTTGGCACACGGCAGTTCGCATTTCTTTCACCTGATTTTGCCGCCACTCTTTCCGTGGCTAAAGGCAGAGTTCGCGCTCAGCTACGCAGAGCTCGGTCTCCTCATGTCGGTTTTCTTTGTAGTCTCTTGCATTGTGCAGGCAGCTTCCGGATTTTTAGTTGACCGCATTGGGGCTCGGCCAGTCCTCTTCGTTGGCGTTGGTCTATTAGCCCTATCCGCAATCGTGCTCTCGCAAAGTAATGGTTACGCCCTGTTAATGCTAGGTGCGGTGATTGCGGGCTGCGGCAATGGCGTCTTTCATCCGGTGGATTACACCCTCATTAATCACAAGGTATCGGTTCCGCGTTTGCCCTATGCCTATTCAGCGCACGGCGTTACAGGTTATCTAGGCTGGGCAGTAGCCCCGGTCTTTATGGCTGGAATAGCCGCGCTTGCGGATTGGCGCATTGCACTGCTGTGCGCAGCGGTCTTAGAGGCCCTTATCCTATTAATACTTTGGTTTAATCGCAACGACTTAATCGACGATGCGCAGCATCGCCGCGCCAGTGCCATCAAGGCTGCAGAAGAGGCGAACCCTGGGCGCGCACCACAAAGTGCATTTGCCTTTTTAAAGTTAACTTCGGTTTGGTTGTGTTGGCTCTTCTTTTTCTTCAGCATGATTGCCATGGCAGGTATCCAATCTTTTGCGCCGAGTGCACTTAATCAGCTCTACGCTATACCTGTTACTACCGGTAATTTTTCAATTACCTTGATGGCCTTAGGAAGTGCGGCAGGCATGATTGTTGGTGGCATCATGGCAGCCAAACTCAAAATGCCCGAGCGCATTGTCGGTACTTGCTTATTTGCTTGTGCTGTCATTGGCCTCTTGATTGGAGCGGAGTTTGTGACCGCTGCATTGGTGCCCGGACTCTTTTTTATGATCGGCTGCGGCCTTGGCATTGCAGCGCCATCGCGCGACATGATGATTCGTTCAGCAACCCCGCAAGGTGTATCGGGCAGTGTGTATGGCATTGTTTACTCCGGTATTGATCTTGGTGCGGCAGTGGGGCCTTTGTTGTTCGGCATATTGCTCGATGCTGGAAAACCCAATTCACTCTTCCTTGGCGTTGCCTTTTTGCAGTTGCTATTAATTCTGACCGCAGTCAAAGTGGTAGCCTCCAATGCCAATGCGGCGATGCCAAAAATCCAGTAG